The region CAACGGGCTCAATGACATACTGCTCACTCACGGCATCGTATGAGATGTTCTGAATATTCGGATTGGCTGTAGTCAGATCAAGAATGACATTCTGCCCGTCTTCCACGTCATCAATATTCAGGCTGGATATGATGTCAGCACGGGTAATGTACAGAGTCTGATCTTCCACGCCAGTATCAAAGTTTGTAGTCAAATCAGCAGTCGGTATGTCGTTTACAGGATCAAAGTTCGCACCGATAGTGCGCTGGATTGACGCCCCTTCCTGATCGGTAATGGACAGGTTGAACTGCACATCACCGTTGAAGTTTTCAACGGGTTCGATGACATACTGCTCATTCACAGCATCGTATGAGATGTTCTGAATATTCGGATTGGCTGTGGTCAGGTCTAGAATGACATTCTGTACGTCTTCTACGTCAGCAATGTTCAGGCTGGAGATGATGTCTGCACGGGTAATGTACAGAGTTTGATCTTCCACACCTGTATCGAAATTAGTAGTAAGATCGGCTGTCGGTACGTCGTTCACAGGGTCAAAGTTCGCACCGATGGTACGTTGGATTGATGTTCCTTCCTGATCGGTAATGGCCAGATTGAATTGCACATCACCGTTGAAATTTTCAACTGGCTCAATGACGTATTGCTCATTCACGGCGTCGTATGAGATGTTTTGAATGTTCGGATTGGCTGTGGTCAGATCGAGAATAACATTTTGTCCGTCTTCCACGTCAGTAATGTTTAGGCTGGATATGATGTCAGCACGAGTAATGTACAGAGTTTGATCTTCCACACCTGTATCGAAATTAGTAGTAAGATCGGCTGTCGGTACGTCGTTTACAGGATCAAAGTTAGCGCCGATGGTACGCTGGATCGATGCCCCTTCCTGATCGGTGATGGACAGGTTGAATTGTACATCCCCGTTGAAGTTTTCAACTGGTTCAATGACATACTGCTCACTCACGGCATCGTATGAAATGTTCTGAATATTTGGATTGGCTGTGGTCAGATCAAGAATGACATTCTGCCCGTCTTCCACGTCAGCAATGTTTAAGCTGGAAATGATGTCAGCGCGGGTAATGTACAGGGTTTGATCTTCCACGCCAGTATTGAAGTTTGTAGTTAAATCAGCAGTCGGTATGTCGTTTACAGGATCAAAGTTCGCGTTGATTGCGCGATATGTCGTCGCTCCGTCCTGATCTTCAATACTAACTCGAAGCTGTGTATCACCATTAAAGTTTTCTTTTGGTATAATGGTGAATTCTTCAGTGTTTTGATTGTATGTGATGCTTAAAATATCTGAATTTGTCGAAGCAATATCAAGAATTACGTTTTGACCATCTTCAACGTCTTGAATGTCGAGATCTTCCAAGAGATCGGCACGTGCGATTACTAGTGCTTGATCTTCAATGCCTTCATCGTAGGACGTGGTATCAATAGCTGTCGGAGCATCGTTTACAGGAGTAACGTTCAACGTAACCGTTGCTGGGTCAGAAATAAGCTGCGGTGTTCCGTCGTCCTGTATCTCATAGGTAAATGACACTTCACCGTTGTAATTTTCCGTAGGTGTAAAGACAATGTTACCGTTTGTGTCGGTACCAATTTGACCTACTCCCGAAATTTCATTTGTGTAGGTCACGCCGTTTTCAGTAACTGGCGGTAGAATATCTACGCCGATCACAGCTACACCATTAACCGTTACCTGTAATTCTAGAGAGTCTTCTACTAGCGACAATGTCGTGTTTTGGTCTGGGTCTGTCGCCTGATTTACCAGTAAATCTGCATCGACAGTCAGTGAATTATCTTCTGCAGTTACAAGTGGGTTGTGAACCAACGTACTTGGATCGTTACCAAGCACTTCAAAATTAGACCATGCTCCACCTTCTGGGCGTACTGAATCTTCTATTTTCAGTACGTAACGTCCGCCCTGATCCCAGTAGATAATTTCTATATCGTGGAAGCCTTCTGTCAGGTCGCCGATATTAACGGTAGTAGTTCCTGGTGCTCTGTCATTGTAGAAACTGGCAACTACTTCACCGTCAATTTTCAACTGGAAACCATCGTCAGAATAAACACGAATACGATGTTCACCGTCCTCAAAGAAGGCACTGCCTTCAAATTTGATAATGCCCCGATCTGCGTATGTGTCAAAGTTGTCGTCCGGTCTGGTATCAACTAAATCTGTTCCGCTTCCACTAATAAAGTCACTTAACTCGTTGAAGGTATCAAGCGTGCCGCTACGGAATCCGAAATCAAGCTGTTCTGCAATGAAAGCAGCATCGGTAGGAGTTGCAGAGTTGCTTATATGTGCTTCAACATAATCAAATGCGTCTTTATGTGTCCAATTAATGCCCGGAGGTAAGTCTGTCTGATTGTCAAAAGCATAGAAGTTGCCTTGTAAGCCTGCGTTAGCTTCTATTGTGTCAGCATATGAAAAATCTACAGCATCCGGTCTTTCGTTTACGTTGGTCACTTCAAGTGTGTAGTCATTTGTATTGGTGTTACCGGCCTGATCTGTTGTCTGGATGTTTATAGTACGCCCGTCACCCAGCCCCGTTTGCTCAAAATTCATTACGCCAGCATTAATACCCTCTTCTGTTACGGACAGTTCGCCGTCAGGTGTAAGGGTGAACCAGTTGTTGTCGTTACCATCAACAATTTCGTAGGTAACATTGGGCTCACTGGCTTGAAGCTGTTCAACAAAAAGCCCAAGGCTTGGGTCAAAAGGAACGTCTTCACTAATTTCAGGGAGGCTCTCGTTAATCGTGACTAAATCTGGATTTGTCTGGTCTAGTGTGTAACTGAATTTTTGAGGAGCAGAGGTGTTGCCTGCCGCATCCGTAAGTGTTGCTACAACGGTGTATGTTCCGTCAGGCAATGAATCCATGTCGAACGTGAACGTACCGTTGACCATAGAGGTTTGAGGTGGCGTTGCAATGTTGTTCCCCATGTCATCGACTACGGTAAACTGTAAAACAGAATCGGCTTCACCTGTGAATGTAAGCAGTCCATTGTTTGTGTAGTCATCATCGTCAAAGCGAGAATCCACTTGAAGATCAATAACAGGTGCATCCGGCAGTATTGTATCAATAAGAATGGACGAAGTTGTTGTGTCCCCTTCGTTACCTGCCGGATCAAACGCCTGGGCTGTGATGTTAAGTTCAAATTCCCCAATTGCTGCAACTTCTATGTTTACCCCTTCAAGAACTTGCGCATTGGTTAGTACCGTTGATACGGCCTGTTCTGCACCGTTAATGTCGTTGTAAGTAATAACAAGAGTATCACCCGTACGGGCGCTGTCAGGAACTAAAACGTTTACTGTGGTGGTAGGCGTACCATCACCAGTCACTTCTTCAGCATTAATATACGTAGAAATGCCGTCCTGATTATCAGTAAAAGTAATATCAGGAGTTGCTGGTGTCGTTAAATCTATCTCTACAGATAGTGGAGGTGTTGGGTCGGAGGTGTTTCCGTTTGCATCGGTTGCGGTAGCTGTAATGTCATAGACCCCGTCATCAAGTGTTGGAGATTCAAATTCCCAATTACCGTTAGAATTGGTAGTAGTTGTGCCAAGCAGTACCCCATCGGCAAATAATGTAACGGTAGAAAAGGCTTCAGCTGACCCTGCAAAAACAGGATTTGCAACATTTGTTAGGTTGTCATCATTGAATGTGCCGGAGTCTGAAGGTGTTGTCAGATCGATTGGGTCTATGTCCGGCGGTGTTACGTCAACAGTCATGTCGGGGAT is a window of Halodesulfovibrio sp. MK-HDV DNA encoding:
- a CDS encoding tandem-95 repeat protein, with translation MADNTSKTNITLATPEDGVTHIVEITSGTQLTFDFDPKLVEYELTEDGDLLLTFKNGGGYTFKGFAEIEGDINVSVDGYVVSMSGLLLDIADIDTASGESKSLTSGQQGFEEGFGDTLGGIDNLTLQSETLTDASGNVSSDIPDMTVDVTPPDIDPIDLTTPSDSGTFNDDNLTNVANPVFAGSAEAFSTVTLFADGVLLGTTTTNSNGNWEFESPTLDDGVYDITATATDANGNTSDPTPPLSVEIDLTTPATPDITFTDNQDGISTYINAEEVTGDGTPTTTVNVLVPDSARTGDTLVITYNDINGAEQAVSTVLTNAQVLEGVNIEVAAIGEFELNITAQAFDPAGNEGDTTTSSILIDTILPDAPVIDLQVDSRFDDDDYTNNGLLTFTGEADSVLQFTVVDDMGNNIATPPQTSMVNGTFTFDMDSLPDGTYTVVATLTDAAGNTSAPQKFSYTLDQTNPDLVTINESLPEISEDVPFDPSLGLFVEQLQASEPNVTYEIVDGNDNNWFTLTPDGELSVTEEGINAGVMNFEQTGLGDGRTINIQTTDQAGNTNTNDYTLEVTNVNERPDAVDFSYADTIEANAGLQGNFYAFDNQTDLPPGINWTHKDAFDYVEAHISNSATPTDAAFIAEQLDFGFRSGTLDTFNELSDFISGSGTDLVDTRPDDNFDTYADRGIIKFEGSAFFEDGEHRIRVYSDDGFQLKIDGEVVASFYNDRAPGTTTVNIGDLTEGFHDIEIIYWDQGGRYVLKIEDSVRPEGGAWSNFEVLGNDPSTLVHNPLVTAEDNSLTVDADLLVNQATDPDQNTTLSLVEDSLELQVTVNGVAVIGVDILPPVTENGVTYTNEISGVGQIGTDTNGNIVFTPTENYNGEVSFTYEIQDDGTPQLISDPATVTLNVTPVNDAPTAIDTTSYDEGIEDQALVIARADLLEDLDIQDVEDGQNVILDIASTNSDILSITYNQNTEEFTIIPKENFNGDTQLRVSIEDQDGATTYRAINANFDPVNDIPTADLTTNFNTGVEDQTLYITRADIISSLNIADVEDGQNVILDLTTANPNIQNISYDAVSEQYVIEPVENFNGDVQFNLSITDQEGASIQRTIGANFDPVNDVPTADLTTNFDTGVEDQTLYITRADIISSLNITDVEDGQNVILDLTTANPNIQNISYDAVNEQYVIEPVENFNGDVQFNLAITDQEGTSIQRTIGANFDPVNDVPTADLTTNFDTGVEDQTLYITRADIISSLNIADVEDVQNVILDLTTANPNIQNISYDAVNEQYVIEPVENFNGDVQFNLSITDQEGASIQRTIGANFDPVNDIPTADLTTNFDTGVEDQTLYITRADIISSLNIDDVEDGQNVILDLTTANPNIQNISYDAVSEQYVIEPV